The proteins below are encoded in one region of bacterium:
- a CDS encoding sugar transferase has protein sequence MQHLATKAGVRSGVRLRLRFSERRLLLTVLDLIALFAALTLAQGARLHFRSDWTLVLRQPTWFVVLALIWLVMAPTFDAYEPRVAARLGASVAAAIKAGLLTALLYLVVPYVTPPLPASRVELVAFPLLVVGALAFERTVHTFLFPRPAFRQPALILGTGRAGHLIAQALAEDGDESYRVVGFVDSDSHSPDAGRGAERDTSALGARREDNGSVPVLGARDDLKQLVERHEISALVLATTYRVDSVLLQTLLESVERGVEVIPMAVLYERLTGRVPVEHVREDWYVALPVEQLTHSTVRLVAKRVMDIVLASLGLLCLGSILPLVALAIRLDSPGPIFYVQERVGVGGRVFRAYKFRSMVVDAERHGAVWAQEADPRVTRVGRFLRATHIDEFPQFLNVLKGDMSAVGPRPERPEFVEKFAAELPLYRLRHVVKPGMGGWGLIRQGYAATTEDVLVRLQYDLYYIKHQSLWLDMVILLKTIAHALTMRGRW, from the coding sequence ATGCAGCATCTTGCCACCAAAGCGGGTGTCCGGTCCGGGGTTCGGTTGCGCCTCCGATTTTCGGAGCGCCGCTTGCTCCTTACCGTGCTGGATCTTATCGCGTTGTTCGCTGCGCTCACGCTCGCACAAGGCGCTCGGCTGCATTTCCGTTCGGACTGGACATTAGTCCTCCGACAGCCGACGTGGTTTGTCGTGCTCGCGCTGATCTGGCTGGTGATGGCACCGACGTTCGACGCCTACGAACCCAGGGTCGCTGCGCGCCTGGGGGCCAGCGTCGCTGCTGCGATCAAGGCGGGTCTGCTCACCGCGTTGCTGTACCTGGTCGTTCCGTACGTCACGCCGCCACTTCCTGCGTCACGAGTGGAGCTCGTCGCGTTTCCACTGCTGGTCGTCGGCGCGCTCGCGTTCGAGCGGACGGTCCACACGTTCCTGTTCCCGAGACCGGCGTTCCGGCAGCCCGCCTTGATCCTGGGCACCGGTCGCGCCGGCCACCTAATCGCGCAGGCACTGGCGGAGGATGGTGACGAGAGTTATCGTGTGGTCGGGTTTGTGGACAGCGATTCGCACTCTCCCGACGCCGGCCGTGGCGCCGAGCGCGACACCTCGGCGCTGGGTGCCCGGCGGGAGGACAACGGCTCGGTGCCCGTCCTCGGTGCGAGGGACGACCTCAAGCAGCTCGTCGAGCGACATGAGATCTCGGCATTGGTCCTCGCGACGACTTATCGCGTGGACTCGGTCTTGCTGCAGACACTGCTTGAATCGGTCGAGCGCGGGGTGGAAGTCATCCCAATGGCGGTGCTGTATGAGCGTCTGACCGGCCGTGTGCCCGTGGAGCACGTGCGCGAGGACTGGTACGTGGCGCTACCGGTTGAGCAATTGACGCACAGCACGGTTCGTCTTGTCGCCAAGCGGGTGATGGACATTGTGTTGGCGTCGTTGGGGCTCTTGTGCCTCGGGTCTATCCTGCCGCTCGTGGCCCTGGCGATTCGGCTTGACTCACCGGGGCCAATTTTCTACGTGCAGGAGCGCGTGGGTGTCGGCGGACGCGTGTTCCGTGCCTACAAATTCCGATCGATGGTCGTGGACGCCGAGCGCCACGGCGCCGTATGGGCGCAGGAGGCCGATCCGCGAGTGACTCGCGTTGGGCGGTTTCTTAGAGCCACTCATATCGACGAGTTTCCGCAGTTCCTCAACGTGTTGAAGGGAGACATGAGCGCGGTCGGGCCGCGGCCCGAGCGTCCGGAATTCGTCGAGAAGTTCGCAGCCGAGCTTCCGCTGTATCGGCTCCGGCATGTCGTGAAACCTGGCATGGGGGGGTGGGGACTCATCCGGCAGGGCTACGCTGCCACGACGGAGGACGTGCTCGTCCGTCTGCAGTATGACCTGTATTACATCAAGCATCAATCTCTGTGGCTTGATATGGTCATTCTGCTGAAGACCATCGCGCACGCGCTCACCATGCGGGGCCGTTGGTGA